A window of the Tenebrio molitor chromosome 1, icTenMoli1.1, whole genome shotgun sequence genome harbors these coding sequences:
- the LOC138140346 gene encoding lysosomal alpha-glucosidase-like, which translates to MTRIRYLLQAFRARRNRRHLSRTESVSFEAFCNEAPQQKCPTTKESSLNGDLKASPPKKQRTGEEYVRFSDQSYETSHCTRPSLLAILLVIMLLAVFLILPLIYLLHCFGVIYIQERYEHPTLQEKGHYSHKPNQIKVPPRVLPPPPKPDYGKCKLTEENDRLDCFPENGANQQGCEARGCCWIPAKRKPKIGVPLAVPYCFYPPNYATYNYLNVTETAYGLEAFLKRNYATAYPGDVEIIKLSARYETETRLRIKITDPLKNRFEPAYPEVPIVDKAATNLTYLFYIDSTKPGFRVIRKSDNVVIFDALNLPNLIFSNQFLQLTGKLPTSYIYGLGEHRTRLLLSTQWSSFTLFNHDSIPSFERNLYGSHPFYLAMENSSMSHGFYLQNANAMDIILQPTPAITFRPIGGVLDFYFFLGPTPGDVVNQYTELIGRPFMPPYWALGFHLCRFGYKTLNRTKLVMQRNIDAGIPLDTQWNDLDYMKNSNDFSFDSVNYKDLPAFVKELHTRGMHYIPLIDAGVSGSEPPGTYPPYDEGVKMDIFVKNSTGQIFIGKVWNSGTTVWPDFTHPTTVDYWTLMLKSLHDLFPFDGVWIDMNEPSNFLSGSFNGCPKSSLESPPYLPNVDGGVINYKTMCMSAKHYAGLHYDIHNLYGFTEAIVTSFAMSEIRGKRPVVISRSTFAGHGHYAGHWSGDVVSDWLDMRYSVPQLLSFSLFGIPLMGADICGFNGNTTKSLCNRWTQLGAFYPFSRNHNTDDGIDQDPVAMGPEVTTSARKALSVRYRLLPYLYTLFWGAHIKGETVSRPLFFEFPDDPQTYDLDAQFLWGPALMIVPVLEENAVEVATYLPKGVWYDFYTKSPLVGQGENVNLSAPLDTIPLLVRGGYILPQQAPEQTTTKSRLNKIEILAAADQQGDAYGELYWDDGDSLNSYEEKQYSLVDFWMEKGVLRSENVFWSNENPPNLGAVTILGIGDPVAEVLVNNVAQAFRYDTIHKYLLVENLNVELQKPLVITWK; encoded by the exons ATGACAAGAATTCGGTACTTACTGCAAGCGTTTAGGGCGAGACGCAATCGCCGCCACCTGTCCCGGACCGAATCTGTATCCTTTGAGGCTTTTTGCAACGAAGCACCCCAGCAGAAATGTCCAACCACGAAAGAATCGTCGCTGAACGGAGACCTCAAAGCGTCTCCGCCCAAGAAACAAAGAACC GGCGAGGAGTACGTTCGCTTTTCCGATCAAAGTTACGAAACATCACATTGCACCCGTCCTAGTCTGCTGGCAATCTTGCTGGTGATCATGCTACTGGCTGTGTTTTTGATCCTTCCGTTGATATATCTGTTGCACTGTTTTGGAGTTATTTACATACAAGAACGTTACGAGCACCCGACCTTGCAGGAAAAA GGCCACTATTCGCACAAACCCAACCAAATTAAAGTGCCCCCGAGAGTCTTGCCCCCGCCCCCTAAACCGGATTACGGCAAGTGTAAATTGACGGAGGAAAACGACCGATTGGACTGTTTTCCCGAGAACGGCGCGAATCAACAAGGCTGCGAGGCCAGGGGTTGCTGCTGGATTCCGGCCAAGAGGAAACCGAAAATCGGAGTTCCTCTAGCTGTTCCTTATTGTTTCTATCCACCTAATTACGCCACTTACAACTATTTGAACGTGACCGAGACGGCGTACGGATTGGAGGCGTTCTTGAAACGGAATTACGCCACTGCGTATCCTGGAGATGTTGAGATTATCAAGTTGAGTGCGAGATACGAGACTGAGACGAGGTTGCGCATCAAG ataACGGACCCTTTGAAAAATCGGTTCGAACCAGCCTACCCTGAGGTTCCTATCGTGGATAAAGCCGCCACAAATCTgacttatttgttttacatcGACTCCACCAAGCCTGGCTTCAGAGTGATCAGGAAATCCGACAACGTCGTCAT TTTTGACGCTTTGAACTTGCCCAATTTGATATTTTCCAATCAGTTTTTGCAATTGACTGGAAAACTACCCACGTCGTATATTTATGGATTGGGGGAGCACCGTACTAGACTTCTACTATCGACGCAATGGTCGAGCTTTACTTTATTTAATCACGATTCGATACCATCGTTTGAG AGAAACCTGTACGGAAGTCATCCCTTTTACTTGGCGATGGAAAATTCGTCGATGAGTCACGGATTTTACCTTCAAAACGCGAACGCAATGG aCATTATTCTTCAACCCACCCCCGCGATCACGTTTCGCCCGATCGGCGGCGTTTTAGACTTTTACTTCTTCCTAGGACCCACTCCTGGTGACGTCGTAAACCAGTACACCGAGCTGATCGGTAGACCGTTCATGCCGCCATATTGGGCGTTGGGTTTCCACTTGTGCCGGTTCGGTTACAAAACATTGAACCGAACCAAACTGGTGATGCAACGAAACATCGACGCCGGGATTCCACTC GACACACAATGGAACGATTTGGACTACATGAAGAACAGCAACGACTTCTCTTTCGATTCCGTCAACTACAAAGACTTGCCCGCTTTCGTGAAAGAGTTGCACACGCGAGGCATGCACTACATCCCCTTGATCGACGCCGGGGTGAGCGGCAGCGAACCACCCGGCACGTATCCCCCGTACGACGAGGGGGTCAAGATGGACATCTTTGTGAAGAACTCGACCGGtcaaattttcatcggaaaa GTTTGGAACAGCGGCACAACGGTGTGGCCAGATTTCACCCATCCCACCACCGTGGATTATTGGACGTTGATGCTGAAGTCGCTCCACGATCTGTTCCCCTTCGACGGGGTCTGGATCGATATGAACGAACCTTCGAATTTCCTGTCGGGTTCCTTCAACGGTTGCCCCAAGTCGAGTCTTGAGAGTCCGCCGTATTTACCAAACGTCGACGGCGGAGTCATCAACTACAAGACGATGTGCATGTCTGCGAAGCACTACGCGGGTCTTCACTACGACATTCACAACCTCTACGGGTTCACAGAAGCGATCGTGACGAGTTT CGCGATGTCCGAGATACGGGGCAAGAGGCCGGTGGTGATCTCGAGGTCTACTTTTGCGGGACACGGACACTACGCGGGTCATTGGAGCGGAGATGTCGTGTCTGATTGGCTGGACATGAGATATTCTGTCCCAC AGCTGTTGAGTTTCAGTCTCTTCGGAATTCCTCTGATGGGCGCCGACATTTGCGGTTTTAACGGCAACACAACCAAAAGCCTGTGTAACAGGTGGACCCAGCTGGGGGCGTTCTATCCTTTCTCCCGCAATCACAACACCGACGACGGAATTGACCAAGATCCAGTTGCTATGGGCCCCGAAGTGACAACCTCCGCGAGGAAAGCTCTAAGCGTGCGATATCGCCTCCTGCCCTATCTATACACGTTGTTTTGGGGGGCTCACATCAAGGGAGAGACCGTCTCGAGACCTCTATTCTTCGAATTTCCCGACGACCCTCAGACTTACGACTTGGACGCTCAATTCTTGTGGGGTCCCGCGTTGATGATCGTCCCGGTGCTGGAAGAAAACGCGGTCGAAGTGGCGACGTATTTACCGAAAGGAGTGTGGTACGATTTCTACACGAAATCTCCACTTGTAGGTCAGGGTGAAAACGTGAATTTGTCCGCTCCGTTGGACACCATCCCCTTGTTGGTCAGAGGAGGGTACATTCTCCCGCAACAGGCCCCGGAACAAACCACCACCAAATCGAGACTCAACAAGATCGAGATTTTGGCGGCGGCTGACCAACAAGGCGACGCCTACGGGGAGTTGTACTGGGACGACGGAGATTCCTTGA attcttacgaagagAAACAGTACAGTTTGGTCGATTTTTGGATGGAGAAAGGAGTGTTGAGGAGCGAGAACGTGTTTTGGAGCAACGAGAACCCTCCCAATTTGGGGGCGGTCACCATTCTCGGCATCGGTGACCCAGTTGCCGAAGTGTTGGTCAATAATGTGGCGCAAGCTTTCAGATACGACACCATCCACAAG tatttACTAGTGGAAAATTTGAACGTCGAATTACAAAAACCCTTAGTTATTACATGGAAATAA
- the LOC138140403 gene encoding zinc finger protein 28 — MTHAKEKVRKHACGVCEKRFFTNHDLRKHLRIHTDERPYVCKECNRGFRQAGSLKNHVASRHSPGLQSNKIHKIFVCNYCHKVFPVKQRLRLHIRIHTGDKPYHCRMCPKTFARGGQLEQHMRTHTGLKPYICTICNSAFTCSANLKLHINRHLEIRDFICDVCGKKFYRRDALKKHLTCFHGNLKAFHCNICNKQLKGHLPQHMRIHKQDKPHGCGHCGARFAQRSQLTVHQRIHSGEKPYRCQVCWKAFAHSTALKLHIRRHTGEKPFVCVLCDNVSFSQLPHLKKHMLCIHKSSKPYVCSHCRSFHQTKNDLDSHYANCKDYFDNIEMKAKLEPTEVEPPMSLERMRFLLAVLLKKISSQDRLDELGFNKRLIDDILVESIESSGREPCKDLNLSVAEKLKKNVEILLEWTVPRQYMEKFKTEQRSTEELLEELTS, encoded by the coding sequence GCACGCATGCGGTGTTTGCGAGAAGCGATTCTTCACTAATCACGATCTCAGGAAGCACTTGAGGATACACACGGACGAGAGACCGTACGTGTGCAAGGAATGCAACCGGGGGTTCCGGCAGGCGGGCTCCCTCAAGAACCACGTGGCTTCCAGACACTCGCCCGGCCTCCAGAGCAACAAAATCCACAAGATCTTCGTCTGCAACTACTGCCACAAGGTGTTTCCGGTGAAGCAGCGTCTGCGCTTGCACATCCGCATCCACACGGGGGACAAGCCCTACCACTGCCGGATGTGCCCCAAGACCTTCGCCAGAGGGGGGCAGCTGGAGCAGCACATGCGGACGCACACCGGATTGAAGCCCTACATCTGCACCATCTGCAACTCGGCTTTCACCTGCTCGGCCAACCTGAAGCTGCACATTAACAGGCACCTGGAGATACGGGACTTCATCTGCGACGTCTGCGGGAAGAAGTTCTACCGACGCGACGCCCTCAAGAAGCACCTGACTTGCTTCCACGGCAACTTGAAGGCCTTCCATTGCAACATCTGCAACAAGCAGCTGAAGGGCCACCTCCCGCAGCACATGCGCATCCACAAGCAGGACAAGCCGCACGGGTGCGGCCACTGCGGGGCGCGCTTCGCGCAGAGGTCGCAGCTGACGGTCCACCAGAGGATCCACTCGGGAGAGAAGCCGTACAGGTGCCAGGTGTGCTGGAAGGCCTTCGCGCATTCCACGGCCCTCAAGCTGCACATCCGACGCCACACCGGCGAAAAACCGTTCGTCTGCGTGTTGTGCGACAACGTGTCCTTCTCGCAGCTGCCCCACCTCAAGAAGCACATGCTGTGCATACACAAGAGCTCCAAACCGTACGTCTGCAGCCACTGCCGGAGCTTCCACCAGACCAAAAATGATCTCGATAGTCACTACGCAAACTGCAAGGACTACTTCGACAACATAGAAATGAAGGCGAAGCTCGAACCCACCGAGGTCGAGCCGCCGATGTCACTCGAGAGAATGAGATTCTTGCTGGCCGTCCTGCTGAAGAAGATCTCTTCGCAGGACAGACTGGACGAGCTGGGCTTCAACAAGCGACTCATCGACGACATCCTCGTCGAGTCGATAGAGAGCTCGGGGAGGGAACCGTGCAAAGATCTGAACTTGTCCGTCGCGGAGAAGCTCAAGAAGAACGTCGAGATACTGTTGGAGTGGACGGTTCCCAGGCAGTACATGGAAAAGTTTAAGACCGAACAAAGATCCACCGAAGAACTCTTAGAAGAATTGACTTCGTAA